The Pseudomonas sp. SCB32 DNA window CCGATGACCGCTGACGGCCAGGTGGTGAAAGGCGACATCCAGACCCAGGCCGAATCAGTGATGACCCGCATCGCCGAAAGCCTGGAAGCCTGCGGCGCGAACTTCTCCCAGGTGGTGAAGGCCACCGTCTGGCTGTCGGACATGGCGCACTTCGCCGGTTTCAACGAGGTGTACAAGCGCTACTTCGACCAAGGCCTGCCGGTGCGCTCGTGCGTGGCCTCGGCCCTGGCGCTGGGCGTGGACGTCGAAGTGGAAATCCAGGCCTTCGTCGGCGAAGCGTGATCCATCCTCCGGCCTCGCCACAGCGAGGCCACTCCAATAACAACAATAGGGTTCAGATCATGAAAACCAGTATCAAGCTCGGCGGTGCCTACATCGGCCTGGTGGTTGGCGTCGGTTTCGCCTCGGGCCAGGAGATTCTCCAGTTCTTCGGCAGCTTCGGCATCATGGGCCTGGCCGGCGCCGTGGTGGCGCTGGCGCTGTTCGCCTTCCTGCTGATGAACCTCTACCAGATCGGCAGCCGCCTGCAGACGCAGTCGCACAAGGAGGCCATGGAGTTCATCTGCGGCAAGCCGCTGGGCCGCGTCGTCGACCTGATGCTGACGTTCTTCCTGTTCGGCACCATGGTGGTCATGTTCGCCGGCGCCAACTCGTCCTTCGAACAGCAGCTGGGTATCGGCCATTCCATCGGCGGCGTCGTGCTCGGCGTACTGACCGTCATCACCGTGTGCCTGGGCCTGAAGCGGGTGATCACCCTGATGAGCCTGATCACTCCGGTGCTGATGATCATCGTGGCGATCATCGCCATCTATGCACTGACGCACATCCAGAAGCCGCTGGCCGAACTGGAGCAGATCGCCCTCACCCTGCCGCACCCGGCGCCCAACTGGCTGCTCGGCGCGTTGCTCTACGTGTCCTACAACGTCGCCGCCACCGCGGCCGCCGTGGTGGTGATGGGTGGCAGCGTGGCCAATCTGCGCACGGCAGCGCTGGGCGGAATGTTCGGCGGCATCGGCGTCGGCCTGCTGATCCTGACCATGGCCCTGGTGATGCTGGTGCAGATCGACGTGATCGGCGGCAGCGCCATTCCCACCCTGCTGCTGAGCAACAGCATCGCAACCGGGTTCGGCAACGTGATGCTCGCCCTGCTGCTGGTGAAGCTGTACTGCACCACCAGCGGTTTCGCCTACACCCTGGCCGCGCGCTGCGTCGCCTACGGCGTGCCCTTCCGCGTGGCGACCGTGGTCGCGGTGGTGCTCGCCTTCATCGCCAGCCAGGTCGGCTTCGTCAAGCTGGTGGGACTGGTCTACCCGGCCATGGGTTACCTGGGCTTCGTGTTGATGGCGGCGATCGTCATCGCCTGGTGGCGCAATCGCTCGGCGCCACTTCCGGAACAGCAGAAGGCTTGACCCTGCCTTCAGGAAAAAACGGACAAAAGAAAATGCCCGTCTCTTGCGAGACGGGCATTTTGCTTTGCGCTTACGGCCCGGCGAATGCCGGGCGGTCAATCAGCCTTCGATAGCCGGGCGCTGGCCGTTGATGGCGATCCGCTTGGGCTTGGCTTCTTCCGGAACGATGCGCACCAGCTCGACGCTGAGCAGGCCGTTCTTCAGCGACGCGCCCTGGACCTCGATGTGGTCGGCCAGGCGGAAGGACAGCTTGAAGGCACGCTGGGCGATGCCCTGGTGCAGGTAGGTGACGCTCTCGGAAGCCTTCTCGCGCTTGCCGCCGTTGACGGTCAGCACGCCGCGCTCCACTTGCAGCTCCAGGTCTTCTTCCTGCAGGCCGGCGGCAGCGATGACGATGCGGTACTGGTCGTCACCATGCTTCTCGACGTTGTAGGGCGGGTAGGAACTGCCGCTTTCGCTGCGCAGGGCGGATTCGAACAGATCGTTGAAACGATCGAAACCGATGGACTGGCGGAACAGCGGGGCGAGGGAAAGGACGTTGCTCATGCGAATCTCCTGAAATTTTCAGCAAGGTATGATCTGGAGCCTGACTTCAGAACTCCGGTGCGGGACCCGTCTTCGGCCTCCCGCAGGAAC harbors:
- a CDS encoding RidA family protein, whose protein sequence is MSDIQRYPSPLPFPFSRAVKAGGFLFLSGQIPMTADGQVVKGDIQTQAESVMTRIAESLEACGANFSQVVKATVWLSDMAHFAGFNEVYKRYFDQGLPVRSCVASALALGVDVEVEIQAFVGEA
- a CDS encoding Hsp20 family protein, whose amino-acid sequence is MSNVLSLAPLFRQSIGFDRFNDLFESALRSESGSSYPPYNVEKHGDDQYRIVIAAAGLQEEDLELQVERGVLTVNGGKREKASESVTYLHQGIAQRAFKLSFRLADHIEVQGASLKNGLLSVELVRIVPEEAKPKRIAINGQRPAIEG